In one Paraburkholderia megapolitana genomic region, the following are encoded:
- a CDS encoding LLM class flavin-dependent oxidoreductase: MSTFPARFGIWALVHGSRAALQDPDEPYDASWARNRALVLDAERLGYDSVLVAQHTINPHDPNLDQLEAWTTSAALAALTSRIEIIAAIKPYLYHPVVLAKMAQQIEHISGGRFALNLVNAWNRPELERAGIGFAEHDARYAYGREWITVVDKLLRGERTSFAAEHFHIDDYQLRPADPFRARPRIYVGGESEPARALVADAGDVWFINGQPLDDVTALIADVSQRPRPNGAPPLRFGLSAFAIARESDALAADHLAHLFALAAKDAPLRAQQKQNIDPKAVMFQTFAQTPRVGSNGGTAAGLVGSYDTVAERIVAFRRAGIELFMLQFQPFEADMQRFAEEVIPRVRALEHATI, from the coding sequence ATGTCGACCTTCCCCGCCCGCTTCGGCATCTGGGCGCTCGTACACGGCAGCCGCGCGGCGCTGCAAGATCCCGACGAACCGTATGACGCATCGTGGGCGCGCAATCGTGCGCTGGTACTCGATGCGGAACGCCTCGGTTACGACTCGGTGCTCGTCGCGCAGCACACGATCAATCCGCACGACCCGAATCTCGATCAGCTCGAAGCGTGGACCACATCGGCGGCACTCGCCGCGCTGACGTCGCGCATCGAGATCATCGCGGCGATCAAGCCGTACCTGTACCACCCGGTCGTGCTCGCGAAGATGGCGCAGCAGATCGAGCACATCAGCGGCGGGCGCTTTGCGCTGAATCTCGTCAATGCATGGAATCGCCCGGAACTGGAGCGCGCGGGCATCGGTTTCGCCGAGCACGATGCGCGCTATGCGTATGGACGCGAATGGATCACGGTGGTCGATAAGTTGCTGCGCGGCGAACGTACGTCGTTTGCCGCCGAACACTTTCATATCGACGATTACCAGCTACGCCCCGCCGATCCATTTCGCGCCCGGCCACGCATCTATGTAGGCGGCGAATCGGAGCCGGCGCGCGCGCTCGTCGCCGATGCCGGCGACGTGTGGTTTATCAACGGTCAGCCGCTCGACGACGTCACTGCGCTGATTGCCGACGTGTCGCAACGGCCGCGTCCCAACGGTGCACCACCGCTACGCTTCGGGCTGTCGGCATTCGCGATCGCGCGCGAATCGGACGCGCTTGCTGCCGATCATCTCGCGCATCTGTTCGCCCTCGCGGCAAAAGATGCTCCACTGCGCGCGCAGCAAAAGCAGAACATCGACCCGAAGGCCGTGATGTTCCAGACCTTCGCGCAAACGCCGCGAGTCGGTTCGAACGGCGGCACCGCGGCGGGGTTGGTCGGTAGCTACGATACGGTCGCCGAACGGATCGTAGCGTTTCGTCGCGCGGGCATCGAACTCTTCATGCTGCAGTTCCAGCCGTTCGAAGCCGACATGCAGCGCTTTGCCGAAGAAGTGATCCCACGCGTGCGGGCACTTGAACACGCGACGATTTAA
- a CDS encoding polysaccharide deacetylase family protein encodes MNNANGSKTIWPQRARCAVVVTVDFNDDLGILTQEPRIAGREKSLSVWRYGAKRGVDRVLDALDEAGVRSSWFVPGQVVKTHAGLVSEIAACGHELGTSGDRCENFDTLTLNEQRRAFFAGQDALAALTGRRAQGFRSFYGNWAPGFADFIRDEGVTWSSSWRGDDLPYFHPTELPAQTDTPRTAAPLVELPLHYELEDEPYFAYNLSPAVPVGQPRIPSYREVLSNLKQDFAAFHRFGLCFVLRLHPEIIGTAGRIDVLRELLAEMRTHHDVWFATGAEVAEWWRATIARNEPGHPVDVFEQYRQAVA; translated from the coding sequence ATGAACAACGCGAATGGAAGCAAAACGATCTGGCCGCAGCGCGCACGCTGCGCGGTCGTCGTCACGGTCGACTTCAACGACGATCTCGGCATCCTGACGCAGGAGCCGCGCATCGCGGGTCGCGAGAAATCGTTGTCGGTGTGGCGCTACGGCGCGAAGCGCGGTGTGGATCGCGTACTAGACGCACTCGACGAAGCCGGCGTGCGTTCGAGCTGGTTCGTGCCCGGGCAAGTCGTGAAGACGCATGCCGGGCTCGTCAGCGAGATCGCTGCATGCGGTCACGAACTGGGTACCTCCGGCGATCGTTGCGAAAACTTCGATACGCTGACGCTCAACGAGCAGCGGCGCGCTTTTTTCGCGGGACAGGATGCGCTTGCGGCGCTAACCGGCCGGCGCGCGCAAGGGTTCCGCTCGTTCTACGGCAACTGGGCGCCCGGTTTCGCGGATTTCATCCGCGACGAGGGTGTGACGTGGTCGTCGTCGTGGCGCGGCGACGATCTGCCGTATTTCCATCCGACAGAACTCCCCGCACAGACTGACACACCGCGTACCGCAGCGCCGCTCGTCGAACTGCCGTTGCACTATGAACTCGAAGACGAGCCGTACTTCGCGTACAACCTGTCGCCGGCGGTGCCGGTCGGACAGCCGCGCATCCCGTCGTATCGCGAGGTGCTGTCCAACCTGAAGCAGGACTTCGCTGCATTCCATCGCTTTGGCTTGTGCTTCGTGTTGCGCTTGCATCCGGAGATCATCGGTACCGCGGGGCGCATCGACGTGTTACGCGAACTGCTCGCCGAGATGCGCACGCACCACGACGTGTGGTTTGCCACCGGCGCCGAAGTCGCGGAGTGGTGGCGGGCGACGATCGCACGCAACGAACCCGGTCATCCGGTCGACGTGTTCGAGCAATACCGGCAGGCGGTCGCATGA
- a CDS encoding polysaccharide deacetylase family protein, producing the protein MPITDRPLRARTGARTETANDTRTAPRWPHGHRSCVALAFDLDGPTGDAMLDGSIWRNPAYFTLGSYGPWRALRRLLDMLRERAVPATFFVPAWVVENWPQQCAAIVEGGHEIAYHGYRHEAFWTLDSDGQRAVMQRSAEVFERYLGIRPVGFRTPSGDWGPDTIRVLAEAGVRYSSSMRGDDRPYLMHAEGIAEPMVEIPGRWELDDYASLAYHRNPDFPASLDRIASYDTTFDNWRREFDGSHRDGLCLTTLFHPKVSGKPGRIPLLERLIDHMREQDGVWFAACRDVAQWWRDTYVANSTTTAVQEFRR; encoded by the coding sequence ATGCCGATAACTGACCGGCCGCTGCGCGCACGCACCGGCGCGCGCACGGAAACCGCTAACGACACACGTACTGCGCCGCGCTGGCCGCACGGGCACCGCTCGTGTGTCGCGCTTGCCTTCGATCTCGACGGTCCGACCGGCGATGCGATGCTCGACGGTTCGATCTGGCGTAATCCGGCTTACTTCACGCTCGGCAGTTATGGGCCGTGGCGCGCGTTGCGACGCCTGCTCGATATGCTGCGCGAGCGGGCTGTGCCTGCGACCTTCTTCGTCCCCGCCTGGGTTGTCGAGAACTGGCCGCAGCAATGTGCGGCGATCGTCGAAGGCGGTCACGAGATCGCGTATCACGGCTATCGGCACGAAGCGTTCTGGACGCTCGATAGCGACGGCCAGCGCGCGGTGATGCAGCGTTCGGCAGAGGTGTTCGAACGGTATCTGGGCATTCGCCCGGTGGGTTTTCGCACGCCTTCCGGCGACTGGGGACCGGACACGATCCGCGTGCTCGCCGAAGCCGGCGTGCGCTATTCGAGTTCGATGCGTGGCGACGACCGGCCATACCTGATGCACGCGGAAGGTATCGCCGAGCCGATGGTCGAGATTCCGGGCCGCTGGGAACTGGACGATTACGCGTCGCTCGCGTATCACCGCAACCCGGACTTCCCCGCGAGCCTCGACCGCATCGCGAGTTACGACACGACGTTCGATAACTGGCGGCGCGAGTTCGACGGTTCGCATCGCGACGGGCTGTGTCTGACGACGCTGTTTCATCCGAAGGTATCGGGCAAGCCTGGGCGCATCCCGTTGCTCGAACGGTTGATCGATCATATGCGCGAGCAGGACGGGGTGTGGTTCGCCGCGTGTCGGGATGTCGCGCAATGGTGGCGCGATACGTATGTGGCCAACTCAACGACTACCGCGGTGCAGGAATTTCGTAGATGA
- a CDS encoding amino acid ABC transporter permease: MLSASRDGQPGLLATGGASDETNAAHEFTDISQLVHVRRRHWGRYLSSAIIVAIIGYVVVAFAHGQIEWSYVARFLTARSILTGLANTVVMTILAMALGIVLGVITAVMRLSANPVVQTVARGYVWLFRGTPVILQLLLWFNLALVFPTLGIPGLFEFRTVDVMTPFLAALLGLGINQGAYTSEVVRAGMLSVDTGQYEAAKSIGMPRLQALRRVILPQAMRVIVPPIGNELVGMVKLTSLASVIQYAEMLHNAQNIYYANARVMELLIVAAIWYLAVVTVLSLLQTQVERRYARGAGRKSGRQ, translated from the coding sequence ATGTTGAGTGCATCGAGAGACGGGCAACCGGGTCTGCTCGCCACCGGCGGTGCCTCAGATGAAACGAACGCCGCGCACGAGTTCACCGACATCTCGCAACTGGTCCACGTGCGTCGGCGGCACTGGGGGCGTTATCTGTCGTCGGCGATCATCGTCGCGATCATCGGCTACGTGGTCGTTGCATTTGCGCACGGACAGATCGAATGGAGCTATGTCGCGCGCTTTCTGACTGCGCGTTCGATCCTGACCGGCCTCGCGAACACCGTCGTGATGACGATCCTCGCGATGGCGCTCGGCATCGTGCTCGGTGTGATTACCGCGGTCATGCGGCTGTCCGCCAATCCGGTCGTGCAAACGGTCGCGCGCGGTTATGTGTGGCTGTTTCGCGGCACACCGGTAATCCTGCAACTGCTGCTGTGGTTCAACCTCGCGCTGGTGTTTCCGACGCTCGGCATTCCAGGGCTGTTCGAGTTTCGCACCGTCGATGTGATGACGCCGTTTCTCGCCGCGTTGCTCGGCCTCGGTATCAATCAGGGTGCGTATACGTCGGAGGTGGTACGCGCGGGCATGCTGTCCGTCGACACCGGCCAGTACGAGGCCGCGAAGTCGATCGGTATGCCGCGGCTGCAGGCATTGCGCCGCGTGATCCTGCCGCAGGCGATGCGCGTGATCGTACCGCCGATCGGCAACGAACTGGTCGGCATGGTCAAGCTGACATCGCTCGCGAGCGTGATCCAGTACGCGGAAATGCTGCACAACGCGCAGAACATCTACTACGCGAATGCGCGCGTGATGGAACTGCTGATCGTTGCGGCCATCTGGTATCTGGCTGTCGTGACGGTGCTGTCGTTGCTACAGACGCAGGTGGAGCGGCGTTATGCGCGCGGCGCAGGCCGCAAGTCGGGGCGCCAGTGA
- a CDS encoding MmgE/PrpD family protein → MSARDRSLSEQLAGFVAGLPDDAIPEPVVGRAKRHILDTLGAALAGSAALEARSARAIMQPMQAAGSGATGAWGTRLAFGPRDAAFVNGVAAHALELDDSGGCDHSGAVVLPAAFAALACSERPVSGRAFIAAVVLGYDVGRRVLEACGGYSPHNGRGWHSTMTCGVFGAAAAAARLLGLDAAQTAAALGHAGSFAGGLWGFIHDASQTKRMHTGRAAEGGLLAALLAREGVSGPSQVFADVWGGFFNAFAAETQEPAALLADLGTQWKLMRCSVKPHASCRSAHAAVDATLELLGHRACDLDRLEDVHVRLSAFVERMCGGRDLHPLASAQMSLPYALAAALVYGHAGLDAYADAQRRDPRIGVAMSRIVLEVDPAMSDLDEPFVTLSMRDAEPRSLQVPVPLGDPRNPLADDALLAKYRSLAGVVLDEAPLAALADAVLGLERIADVRRLLRSLVGHADTRAALQ, encoded by the coding sequence ATGAGCGCGCGCGACCGGTCCTTGTCGGAACAACTGGCGGGCTTCGTCGCTGGCTTGCCCGATGATGCGATTCCCGAACCCGTCGTTGGGCGTGCGAAGCGGCATATTCTCGATACGCTCGGCGCGGCGCTGGCGGGTTCGGCCGCGCTCGAAGCACGCAGCGCCCGTGCGATCATGCAACCGATGCAAGCGGCTGGTTCCGGTGCTACGGGTGCATGGGGCACCAGACTCGCGTTCGGTCCTCGCGATGCGGCGTTCGTCAACGGCGTCGCGGCGCATGCGCTCGAACTCGACGATTCGGGCGGCTGCGATCACTCGGGTGCGGTGGTGCTGCCCGCCGCGTTTGCGGCGCTCGCGTGTAGCGAGCGGCCCGTGTCGGGACGTGCGTTTATCGCCGCGGTCGTGCTCGGCTACGACGTCGGGCGCCGCGTGCTCGAAGCGTGCGGCGGCTACTCGCCGCACAACGGCCGCGGCTGGCATTCGACGATGACCTGCGGCGTGTTCGGTGCGGCGGCCGCGGCCGCACGTCTGCTGGGACTCGACGCCGCGCAGACAGCCGCGGCGCTCGGTCACGCGGGCAGTTTCGCAGGCGGCCTGTGGGGCTTCATTCACGACGCGTCGCAGACCAAGCGGATGCATACGGGGCGCGCAGCCGAGGGCGGTCTGCTGGCCGCACTGCTGGCACGCGAGGGCGTGAGTGGACCTAGCCAGGTCTTCGCGGACGTCTGGGGCGGCTTCTTCAACGCATTCGCAGCCGAAACGCAAGAGCCGGCTGCGCTGCTCGCCGATCTCGGTACGCAGTGGAAGCTGATGCGCTGCTCGGTCAAGCCGCATGCGTCGTGCCGCAGCGCGCACGCAGCCGTCGATGCAACGCTCGAACTACTAGGCCACCGCGCGTGCGATCTCGACCGGCTGGAAGACGTACATGTGCGGCTCAGCGCGTTCGTCGAGCGGATGTGCGGCGGCCGCGATCTGCATCCGCTTGCGTCCGCGCAGATGAGCCTGCCGTATGCGCTTGCCGCCGCGCTGGTGTACGGTCACGCGGGGCTCGATGCGTATGCCGACGCGCAGCGTCGCGACCCGCGCATTGGCGTTGCGATGTCGCGCATCGTGCTCGAAGTCGATCCAGCGATGTCCGATCTCGACGAACCGTTCGTCACACTGTCGATGCGCGATGCCGAGCCGCGCTCACTGCAAGTACCGGTGCCGCTCGGCGATCCACGCAATCCGCTAGCGGATGACGCGTTGCTCGCAAAGTACCGCTCGCTTGCCGGTGTCGTGCTCGACGAAGCACCGCTTGCCGCACTGGCCGATGCGGTGCTCGGTCTTGAGCGTATCGCCGATGTACGTAGGTTGTTGCGCTCGCTTGTGGGTCACGCCGACACGCGCGCAGCGTTGCAGTGA
- a CDS encoding amino acid ABC transporter ATP-binding protein has product MNPIVRAVDVRKSYGDFKALQGITLDVTKGEVLCVIGPSGSGKSTFLRCINQLEAINDGALWVNGELVGYRRVGDRLYPLSEKQMARQRLATGMVFQRFNLFPHKTALENVIEGPVQVLKRRRVEAVEEARALLERVGLGHKCDAFPVELSGGQQQRVAIARALAMHPQLMLFDEPTSALDPELVGEVLAVMRDLAQSGMTMIVVTHELGFAREVASRVAFMDQGQVVESGPPDQVLSHPQHRRTQDFVSAVLS; this is encoded by the coding sequence ATGAATCCAATCGTTCGCGCTGTCGACGTACGCAAGTCCTATGGCGACTTCAAGGCGCTGCAAGGCATCACACTCGACGTAACGAAAGGCGAAGTGCTGTGCGTGATCGGACCGTCAGGCTCGGGCAAAAGCACGTTCCTGCGCTGTATCAACCAGCTCGAAGCGATCAACGACGGTGCGCTGTGGGTCAACGGCGAACTGGTCGGCTACCGGCGCGTCGGCGACCGGCTTTATCCATTGTCGGAAAAGCAGATGGCGCGGCAACGGCTCGCGACCGGCATGGTGTTTCAGCGCTTCAATCTGTTTCCGCACAAGACGGCGCTGGAAAACGTGATCGAAGGGCCGGTGCAGGTGCTCAAGCGGCGTCGCGTGGAAGCTGTCGAAGAAGCGCGGGCGCTACTCGAGCGCGTGGGACTCGGCCACAAATGCGATGCGTTTCCGGTCGAACTGTCGGGCGGCCAGCAGCAGCGCGTGGCGATTGCGCGTGCGCTGGCGATGCATCCGCAGTTGATGCTGTTCGACGAACCGACGTCCGCGCTCGATCCGGAACTGGTCGGCGAAGTGCTCGCCGTGATGCGCGATCTCGCGCAAAGCGGCATGACGATGATCGTCGTCACGCACGAACTCGGCTTTGCACGCGAAGTGGCGAGCCGCGTGGCGTTTATGGATCAGGGGCAGGTGGTCGAAAGCGGTCCACCGGACCAGGTGCTGTCGCATCCGCAACACCGCCGTACGCAGGACTTCGTGTCGGCCGTGCTGTCCTGA
- the argH gene encoding argininosuccinate lyase, which translates to MTQHTDRLWGGRFKTGPAPALTALSRSDPSFFRLAPYDLAGSRAHAQELRRAEILSAAELQQLLDEMDRLDAQFRAGEVGPLLQDEDVHTFLERELTQRLGATGGKLRAGRSRNDQAANDLRLFLRDKARTLTQAVIDLQNALIEQANAHIGSVSAGFTHLQPAQPVVFAHHLLAHAQSIYRDIDRLLDWDRRSARSPLGAAALAGSAICRRPELSAVELGYDGPCENSIDAVASRDHVAEFVFVTSMLAVNLSRLSEEVILWTSRQFGWVVLDDGYATGSSIMPQKKNSDIAELTRGKAGRLIGNLSGLLATLKSLPLAYNRDLAEDKIAAFDCIDTLELVLPAMAGMIRTMRVNVDEMRRQAPLGFTLATEVADWLALRGVPFSEAHEITGALVRVCEEQGIELSEVSVATLAQVDARLEPAVLAHVTLDAAVAARSGYGGTAPARVREQIERLQGALAAQLAWATSYGGPTC; encoded by the coding sequence GAGCTGCGGCGGGCGGAAATCCTGAGCGCCGCCGAGTTGCAGCAGCTACTCGACGAAATGGACCGGCTCGACGCGCAGTTTCGCGCCGGAGAAGTCGGCCCGTTGCTGCAGGACGAGGATGTGCATACGTTTCTGGAGCGCGAGCTGACGCAGCGGCTCGGCGCAACCGGCGGCAAACTGCGCGCCGGGCGCTCGCGCAACGACCAGGCGGCGAACGACTTAAGGCTCTTTCTGCGGGACAAGGCGCGTACGCTAACCCAGGCAGTCATCGATCTGCAGAATGCATTAATCGAACAGGCAAACGCGCACATCGGCAGCGTGTCCGCGGGCTTTACGCACTTGCAACCGGCGCAGCCGGTGGTGTTTGCGCACCATCTGCTGGCGCATGCGCAGTCGATCTACCGCGACATCGATCGTCTGCTCGACTGGGATCGCCGCAGCGCGCGTTCGCCGCTCGGCGCGGCTGCGCTGGCGGGATCGGCGATTTGCCGGCGGCCGGAGTTGTCGGCGGTGGAACTCGGTTACGACGGCCCGTGCGAGAACTCGATCGATGCCGTGGCGTCGCGTGATCACGTCGCCGAATTCGTGTTCGTGACGAGCATGCTGGCGGTGAACCTGTCGCGGCTGTCGGAAGAAGTGATTCTGTGGACCTCGCGGCAGTTCGGCTGGGTCGTGCTCGACGACGGCTATGCGACTGGCAGCTCGATCATGCCGCAGAAGAAAAACTCCGACATCGCGGAGTTGACGCGCGGCAAGGCCGGCCGGCTGATCGGCAACCTGAGCGGCCTGCTGGCGACGCTGAAGTCGCTGCCGCTCGCGTACAACCGCGATCTCGCCGAAGACAAGATCGCCGCGTTCGATTGCATCGACACACTCGAACTCGTGCTGCCCGCGATGGCCGGCATGATCCGCACGATGCGCGTGAATGTCGACGAAATGCGTCGTCAGGCGCCGCTCGGCTTCACGCTCGCCACCGAAGTCGCGGACTGGCTCGCGCTGCGCGGTGTGCCGTTTAGCGAAGCGCACGAGATCACCGGTGCGCTGGTGCGCGTGTGCGAAGAGCAGGGGATCGAGTTGTCGGAGGTGTCGGTGGCGACGCTTGCGCAGGTCGATGCGCGGCTCGAACCGGCCGTGCTTGCGCATGTCACGCTCGATGCCGCGGTGGCGGCGCGCAGCGGTTACGGCGGTACTGCGCCCGCGCGCGTTCGCGAACAGATCGAGCGTTTGCAAGGCGCGCTGGCCGCGCAGCTTGCGTGGGCCACTTCGTATGGGGGACCGACATGTTGA
- a CDS encoding ABC transporter substrate-binding protein: MNLTPLRAASGLLVFLLSTLCSVSVLHAQTLPDVIAKSKTIKVAVNSIYPPMEYKDPDSGELTGFDIDLGNAIAKELGVKLEWQESAFEQLLPSLTTGRVDMILSGMSDLPKRRDSVDFLDYVNSGAQFYILASRAGEIRSATDLCGKSVGTSRSTSFPADTADWSAQHCVAAGKPAITVVGTEDTSSARMQLKQTRIAAGVQGSETLPYAMKLEPNTYKPIGEPFATSPEGIAFAKSNPKLRDAVLAALNRLVANGTYRTIVAKWGLQSSAVAKIGVNGVTPQ; this comes from the coding sequence ATGAATCTCACTCCGCTACGCGCTGCCTCCGGCTTGCTGGTGTTCTTGCTGTCGACGCTGTGCAGCGTCAGTGTCTTGCACGCGCAGACCTTGCCCGATGTGATCGCGAAATCGAAAACGATCAAGGTCGCGGTCAATTCGATTTATCCGCCGATGGAATACAAGGACCCGGACAGCGGCGAGCTGACCGGTTTCGACATCGATCTCGGCAACGCGATCGCGAAGGAACTCGGCGTGAAGCTCGAATGGCAGGAATCGGCATTCGAGCAGTTGCTGCCGTCGCTGACGACCGGGCGCGTCGACATGATTCTGAGCGGCATGAGCGATCTGCCGAAGCGCCGTGACAGCGTCGATTTTCTCGACTACGTGAATTCGGGCGCGCAGTTCTACATCCTGGCATCGCGCGCGGGCGAGATCCGCAGCGCCACCGATCTATGCGGCAAGTCGGTCGGTACGAGCCGCAGCACATCGTTCCCCGCCGATACCGCCGACTGGAGCGCGCAACACTGCGTCGCAGCCGGCAAACCGGCGATCACCGTGGTCGGCACCGAAGACACATCGTCGGCGCGCATGCAGCTCAAGCAGACACGGATCGCGGCGGGTGTGCAGGGCAGCGAAACGTTGCCGTACGCGATGAAACTCGAACCGAACACCTACAAGCCAATCGGCGAGCCGTTCGCGACGTCGCCCGAAGGCATTGCGTTTGCGAAGTCGAATCCGAAGCTGCGTGACGCGGTGCTTGCCGCGTTGAACAGGCTGGTCGCGAACGGCACGTATCGCACGATCGTCGCGAAGTGGGGGCTGCAGTCGAGCGCCGTGGCGAAGATCGGCGTGAATGGGGTAACGCCGCAGTAG
- a CDS encoding ABC transporter substrate-binding protein, producing MNAFFRLRGRVTLAVALVAAATTLCALPAAQAGTVPSIGKSTLIAAIVPNYPPFEYKDPATDKLMGFDVDLGEALAAKLGVTLQWQETGFEQMMSALTTHRVDIILSGMTDLPARRSAVDFLDYITTGPQFYTLKTRAGEFPDMAALCGKTVGSSRRTSFPSDTANWSNANCVKAGKKPINVVGTDGSSDARMQLRQARLDAAVQGGETLPYQNSVEQNAYAPIGKPFLSQYTGIGIAKSNAAITAGLTAALNQLIADGTYQKLLAKWSLQDHAVQKAVLNADN from the coding sequence ATGAACGCATTCTTTCGTTTGCGCGGGCGGGTCACGCTCGCTGTTGCGCTCGTAGCCGCGGCAACGACGTTGTGCGCGCTGCCGGCAGCGCAGGCCGGAACCGTACCGTCGATCGGCAAGAGCACGCTGATCGCGGCCATCGTGCCCAACTATCCGCCGTTCGAATACAAGGACCCGGCCACCGACAAACTGATGGGCTTCGACGTCGATCTCGGCGAAGCGCTTGCGGCGAAGCTCGGTGTGACGTTGCAATGGCAGGAGACCGGTTTCGAACAGATGATGAGCGCGCTCACGACGCATCGCGTCGACATCATCCTGTCGGGCATGACCGATCTGCCGGCGCGCCGTAGCGCTGTCGATTTCCTCGACTACATCACAACGGGCCCGCAGTTTTATACGCTCAAGACACGCGCCGGAGAGTTTCCCGATATGGCCGCGCTGTGCGGCAAGACCGTGGGTTCGAGCCGTCGCACGTCGTTCCCCAGCGACACGGCGAACTGGAGCAACGCGAACTGCGTGAAGGCCGGTAAAAAGCCGATCAATGTGGTCGGCACGGATGGTTCGTCCGATGCGCGCATGCAGTTGCGCCAGGCGCGACTCGACGCGGCAGTGCAGGGCGGCGAAACGCTGCCGTACCAGAACTCGGTCGAACAGAACGCGTATGCGCCGATCGGCAAACCGTTCCTGTCGCAGTACACGGGCATCGGCATTGCGAAGAGCAACGCGGCGATTACCGCGGGCCTGACGGCGGCTCTGAACCAGTTGATCGCGGACGGCACCTATCAGAAGCTGCTCGCGAAGTGGAGTCTGCAGGATCATGCGGTGCAGAAGGCGGTGCTCAATGCCGATAACTGA